A genomic region of Cannabis sativa cultivar Pink pepper isolate KNU-18-1 chromosome 1, ASM2916894v1, whole genome shotgun sequence contains the following coding sequences:
- the LOC115708004 gene encoding uncharacterized protein LOC115708004, translated as MMVMTSYNVMAMDVDIPYCGLRFRGLTLTRCPRISPLLRKTRSFSVKLKNQNLGTRSRTGSVDTQSTIFESKKKREMGWSETVRNAEKLVEKAMNGNDASHDAAHVWRVRDLALSLAQDEGLSSNPHSMQIVELAALLHDIGDYKYVRDPSEEKIVEKFLEAEGMEEEKKNKILGIIKGMGFKEEVAGDGVGELSIEFGVVQDADRLDAIGAIGIARCFTFGGSRNRVLHDPNIKPRSDLSKEQYMKKDEQTTINHFHEKLLKLKDMMKTKAGRSRAEKRHKFMEEYLKEFYEEWDGKA; from the exons ATGATGGTGATGACGTCATATAATGTCATGGCCATGGATGTTGATATTCCTTACTGTGGGTTGAGGTTTAGGGGTTTGACTTTGACTCGTTGTCCACGGATTAGCCCCCTACTAAGAAAGACAAGATCTTTTTCAGTCAAACTCAAAAACCAAAATTTGGGTACTCGTAGTCGTACTGGTAGTGTGGATACTCAGTCTACCATTTTTGAgtcgaagaagaagagagaaatgGGTTGGAGTGAGACAGTGAGAAACGCAGAGAAGTTGGTGGAGAAAGCCATGAATGGGAACGACGCCTCCCACGACGCTGCCCACGTTTGGAGGGTCAGAGATCTTGCTCTCTCGCTCGCCCAAGATGAAGGCCTCTCCTCAAATCCTCACTCCATGCAAATT GTTGAGCTTGCTGCACTTCTCCATGATATAG GTGATTACAAATACGTGAG AGATCCATCTGAGGAgaaaattgttgagaaattttTGGAGGCAGAAGGAATggaggaggagaagaaaaataagATCTTGGGGATTATTAAGGGCATGG GCTTCAAAGAGGAGGTTGCAGGGGATGGAGTTGGTGAACTGTCTATAGAGTTTGGGGTTGTACAAGATGCTGATCGCCTCGATGCAATTGGTGCTATTG GAATTGCTCGATGCTTTACTTTCGGTGGCAGCAGGAACAGAGTTCTACATGATCCTAACATCAAGCCGCGATCAGACTTATCCAAAGAACAGTATATGAAAAAAGATGAGCAGACCACTATAAACCACTTTCATGAGAAGCTTCTTAAGCTTAAGGATATGATGAAAACCAAG GCTGGACGGAGCAGGGCCGAGAAGAGGCACAAATTCATGGAAGAGTATCTTAAAGAGTTCTATGAAGAATGGGATGGAAAAGCTTGA
- the LOC115708003 gene encoding cytochrome P450 86B1, translating to MTTQLFSHINYFFPMQTSHHPNTMNNITTNTNNFTDATTAATTTTGGNFVFFHHLQLLEIFAAIFVFIAIHSLRQKRKQGLPVWPVLGMLPSLASALQSNNMYEWISNVLKTQNGTFHFKGPWFSNLNCVVTSDPRNLEYLLKTKFVNFPKGPYFRDTVRDLLGDGIFSADNETWQRQRKTASIEFHSAKFRNLTTESLRELVHQRLLTVLDDSVQKLTALDLQEVLLRLTFDNVCMIAFGVDPGCLQKGLPEIPFAKAFEDATEATIFRFVTPTCLWKLMRYLNIGTEKKLKESLEGVDEFAEDVIQTRKKELSSRCDEKKMKSDLLTVFMGLKDEKGEPFSHKFLRDICVNFILAGRDTSSVALSWFFWLLDRNPIVEQKILEEISKIVKEREVVDDDDEMVMVFKAEEIKKMDYLQAAISEALRLYPSVPVDHKEVVEDEKFPDGTELKKGTKVVYAIYAMGRAEAIWGKDCLEYKPERWLGRDGRYMSESAYKFTAFNGGPRLCLGKDFAYYQMKFVAASIIYRYHVKVVENHPVVPKLALTMYMKHGLKVHLSRRDQKITTSKVN from the exons ATGACTACACAACTTTTTTCACATATTAACTATTTCTTTCCCATGCAAACTTCTCATCATCCCAACACCATGAATAATATCACAACCAACACCAATAACTTCACCGATGCCACCACGgccgccaccaccaccaccggGGGTAACTTTGTCTTTTTCCACCACCTTCAACTCTTGGAGATTTTCGCAGCAATTTTCGTGTTCATAGCCATACATTCACTGAGACAAAAGAGAAAACAAGGGTTACCAGTGTGGCCAGTTCTTGGCATGTTACCGTCTTTGGCCTCAGCTTTACAATCCAACAACATGTACGAGTGGATCTCTAACGTTCTCAAAACACAAAACGGTACGTTTCATTTCAAAGGACCATGGTTTAGCAACCTCAACTGTGTTGTAACATCTGATCCAAGAAACTTGGAGTATCTTCTCAAAACAAAGTTTGTTAATTTCCCAAAAGGACCTTATTTTCGTGACACAGTTCGTGATCTCCTAGGTGATGGTATTTTCAgtgctgataatgaaacttgGCAAAGACAGAGAAAAACAGCAAGTATCGAGTTTCATTCAGCTAAGTTTAGAAATCTAACGACTGAGTCTCTTCGTGAGTTAGTTCACCAAAGACTTTTAACGGTGTTAGATGACTCCGTCCAAAAGTTAACGGCGTTAGATCTTCAAGAGGTTTTGTTAAGGTTAACGTTTGATAACGTTTGTATGATAGCTTTTGGAGTCGATCCCGGTTGCTTGCAAAAGGGGTTACCGGAAATACCCTTCGCTAAAGCCTTCGAGGACGCCACTGAAGCCACCATTTTCAG GTTTGTGACCCCCACCTGTTTGTGGAAATTAATGAGGTATTTGAACATTGGAACGGAGAAGAAACTGAAGGAATCATTGGAAGGAGTGGATGAGTTCGCGGAGGATGTGATTCAGACTAGGAAGAAAGAGCTTTCTTCGCGTTGCGAtgagaagaagatgaagtcTGATTTGTTGACTGTGTTTATGGGGTTGAAAGATGAGAAGGGTGAGCCCTTTTCCCACAAGTTTTTGAGAGATATTTGTGTTAATTTTATTCTTGCTGGGAGAGATACTTCTTCAGTGGCTTTGAGTTGGTTTTTCTGGCTTCTTGATCGAAATCCGATAGTTGAGCAGAAAATTCTTGAAGAGATTTCTAAAATTGTGAAGGAAAGAGAAGtggttgatgatgatgatgagatgGTTATGGTGTTTAAAGCAGAGGAGATTAAGAAAATGGATTATTTGCAGGCTGCTATTTCTGAGGCTCTTAGATTGTATCCTTCGGTTCCTGTGGATCATAAGGAG GTagttgaagatgaaaaattcCCAGATGGGACAGAGTTGAAAAAGGGAACCAAAGTGGTGTATGCAATATACGCCATGGGAAGAGCAGAAGCCATATGGGGTAAGGACTGTCTTGAATACAAACCCGAGAGATGGCTAGGCCGAGACGGGCGGTACATGAGTGAATCAGCTTACAAATTCACAGCATTCAATGGCGGACCAAGACTGTGCTTAGGCAAAGACTTTGCCTACTACCAAATGAAATTCGTGGCCGCGTCAATCATCTACCGTTACCATGTCAAGGTTGTGGAGAATCACCCTGTTGTGCCCAAATTGGCCTTGACTATGTACATGAAACATGGTTTGAAAGTTCATCTCTCTAGGCGTGACCAAAAAATTACTACTTCAAaggttaattaa
- the LOC115708008 gene encoding wall-associated receptor kinase 2, which yields MKASHLLPCLISILLLILATKPTYSQPSTTTTTNGSTCLDRCGSVKIPFPFGTGPGCYHDESFLVACNDTNSKIDSPKLYFSKSNVSILDISIINGELRVEGPIARNCYDSFGNNTSNSSEITRTMTTNSNFPLSARRNKLAVVGCDSLAVIGGLEGRNYSAGCISMCNQINDVVNGSCSGVGCCQMSIPEDVIDFAVSLGSLNDHKEVFDFNPCDYSFVVEDDAYEFSSLDLKDLQKRESVPLILDWAIGNLSCEEAQLQKDDNNEYGCRDSNSFCLNSTNGVGYRCNCSHGYQGNPYLINGCQDINECDGDNPCVGSCINLAGSFSCSCPKGYKGDGTKNGTGCSPIPTTNHSVLTISIALGVSIGLLLLLLGCSWAYWVLKKRKLIKLKEQFFQQNGGILLQQQLVHQTSSSSDTSTAKIFTAEQLKKATNNYDQSRVLGQGGYGTVYKGILLDNKVVAIKKSKIGNQSQIEQFINEVIVLSQINHRNVVKLLGCCLETEVPLLVYEFITNGTLSDHIHEKEKYPLLSWEMRLKIATETAGAISYLHSSTSMPIIHRDIKTANILLDENYTTKVADFGASRLVPLDQTQLTTLVQGTLGYLDPEYFQTSQLTEKSDVYSFGIVLAELLTGEMAVCFDRKESVRNLAMYFISSMKEGELLEILDKRVVNEGNIEQLKAVANVAKSCLRVNGEERPSMKEVASELEGVMRSKVGTHPWGHDDHDQNPNSLIVLEEAEFLLRPNSSNVGVTEGFDSMNIQMFEPYDDGR from the exons ATGAAAGCCAGCCATTTACTGCCTTGTCTGATTTCAattcttcttctaattttaGCCACAAAACCAACATATTCTCAGCCcagtactactactactactaatgGCTCCACCTGCCTAGACCGTTGTGGCTCGGTGAAAATTCCCTTCCCTTTCGGGACAGGACCGGGTTGTTACCACGACGAGTCGTTTCTCGTCGCTTGTAACGACACTAATAGCAAAATTGATTCTCCCAAACTCTACTTTTCAAAAAGTAACGTTTCTATTCTTGATATTTCAATAATAAATGGTGAACTCCGAGTTGAAGGCCCAATTGCCCGAAACTGTTACGACAGTTTCGGGAATAATACGAGTAATAGTAGCGAAATTACTCGTACTATGACTACAAACTCCAATTTTccactctccgccag ACGAAATAAATTGGCGGTGGTGGGGTGCGATTCGCTGGCGGTTATCGGGGGTTTGGAGGGGCGAAACTACTCGGCGGGATGCATATCCATGTGTAATCAAATAAACGACGTAGTAAACGGGTCGTGTTCGGGTGTGGGGTGTTGCCAAATGAGCATACCGGAAGATGTGATAGATTTTGCTGTTTCATTAGGAAGTTTGAATGATCACAAGGAAGTGTTTGATTTTAACCCTTGTGATTATTCTTTTGTGGTTGAAGATGATGCTTATGAATTCTCTTCTCTTGATTTAAAGGATCTTCAGAAGAGAGAAAGTGTTCCTTTGATTCTTGATTGGGCTATTGGGAATTTGAGTTGTGAAGAAGCTCAATTACAGAAAGATGATAATAATGAATATGGTTGTAGAGATAGTAATAGTTTTTGCTTGAATTCTACTAATGGAGTTGGGTATAGATGTAATTGCTCACACGGTTATCAAGGCAATCCTTACCTTATCAATGGCTGCcaag ATATAAATGAGTGCGATGGTGATAATCCGTGTGTGGGAAGCTGCATTAACTTGGCTGGGAGTTTCAGTTGCTCATGTCCTAAGGGATATAAAGGAGATGGCACCAAAAATGGAACAGGCTGCTCTCCTATTCCTACTACTAACCATTCTGTCCTAACCATTTCCATTGCCTTGG gtgtcTCTATAGGCCTATTGCTACTGCTTCTGGGTTGTTCTTGGGCATATTGGGTACTAAAGAAAAGAAAGCTTATCAAACTCAAAGAACAGTTTTTCCAACAAAATGGAGGAATATTATTACAACAACAACTTGTTCATCAAACAAGTTCTTCTTCAGACACTTCAACAGCCAAAATTTTCACAGCTGAACAACTCAAAAAAGCCACTAATAACTATGATCAAAGCAGAGTTCTTGGCCAAGGTGGTTATGGGACAGTTTACAAAGGAATATTACTTGATAACAAAGTTGTTGCCATTAAGAAATCCAAAATTGGTAACCAAAGTCAAATTGAGCAATTCATAAATGAGGTGATTGTTCTTTCTCAAATTAACCATAGAAATGTGGTCAAATTATTAGGTTGTTGTTTGGAAACTGAAGTTCCTTTGTTAGTTTACGAGTTCATTACAAATGGGACACTTTCTGATCACATCCATGAGAAAGAAAAATACCCTTTATTATCGTGGGAAATGCGTTTAAAAATCGCAACAGAAACGGCTGGAGCTATTTCGTACCTACATTCTTCGACTTCAATGCCAATTATTCATAGAGATATCAAGACTGCAAATATACTATTAGATGAAAATTACACTACTAAAGTTGCGGATTTTGGAGCTTCGAGATTAGTTCCACTTGATCAAACTCAACTAACCACTTTGGTACAAGGAACATTAGGTTACTTGGATCCAGAATATTTTCAAACTAGCCAATTGACTGAAAAGAGCGATGTTTATAGTTTTGGAATAGTGTTGGCAGAGTTACTGACGGGTGAAATGGCTGTTTGTTTTGATAGAAAAGAAAGTGTGAGAAATCTAGCAATGTACTTCATTTCGTCGATGAAAGAAGGTGAATTGCTAGAAATTCTTGATAAAAGAGTGGTTAATGAAGGGAATATTGAGCAACTAAAGGCAGTTGCTAATGTAGCCAAGAGTTGTTTAAGAGTGAATGGTGAAGAGAGGCCTAGTATGAAAGAAGTTGCAAGTGAGCTTGAGGGAGTGATGAGATCCAAGGTTGGAACACATCCATGGGGCCATGATGATCATGATCAAAACCCTAATTCCCTAATTGTACTAGAAGAGGCTGAATTCTTGTTGAGACCTAATTCAAGTAATGTTGGTGTGACTGAAGGGTTTGATAGTATGAATATCCAAATGTTTGAGCCATATGATGATGGTCGatga